One Moorella sp. E308F DNA segment encodes these proteins:
- a CDS encoding AbrB/MazE/SpoVT family DNA-binding domain-containing protein, with amino-acid sequence MPYIVRVSSKGWVVIPKELRQRYNISPGTKIVFTENDGSLNLTPVPPNPIASGKGMLQGYHLVETLLATRKEEVKNEEVRF; translated from the coding sequence ATGCCTTATATTGTTCGCGTATCTTCAAAAGGCTGGGTCGTTATACCTAAAGAACTGCGCCAGCGTTATAACATCAGCCCCGGAACCAAGATTGTTTTTACAGAAAATGATGGCAGCCTCAATCTTACGCCCGTTCCCCCGAATCCTATCGCCTCAGGTAAAGGAATGCTTCAAGGTTATCACCTGGTAGAAACACTCCTCGCCACCAGAAAAGAAGAGGTAAAAAATGAAGAAGTACGTTTTTGA
- the nuoF gene encoding NADH-quinone oxidoreductase subunit NuoF — MSTCGQAAGGAKVMAALVEETARRGLQVDISQTSCIGMCYAEPIVEVVLPGKPRVFYGDVTPERVPVLIEKHVVQGEPVRDWALIQVPGEVAPYEDIPVMAASPYYGRQVRVVTSRLGLTDPESLEEYIATGGYEALEKVLSRMTPEQVIEEIKISGLRGRGGAGFPTGLKWSFTRQAPGDKKYVVCNADEGDPGAFMDRSVLEGDPFTVIEGMTIAAYAIGADEGYIYCRAEYPLAIKRLKTAITAAGEKGLLGRDILGTGFNFDLHIKAGAGAFVCGEETALLASIEGKRGMPRVRPPFPAQQGLWGKPTNINNVETYANVPFIIKNGGQWFASMGTEKSKGTKVFCLTGKIKKTGLIEVPMGITLREIIFDIAGGIQDDKQFKAVQIGGPSGGCLPEDKLDLPVDYESLTAAGAIMGSGGMVVMDENTCMVDVARFFLNFTQAESCGKCTPCREGTKRMLEILTRICEGEGKMEDLDTLETLARVVKNTALCGLGQTCPNPILSTLQYFRHEYEAHIKDKRCPAHVCQALLVYTIDADKCTGCGACARACPAGAISGEKKQPHRIDSALCIKCGSCMEKCKFGAISRL, encoded by the coding sequence ATGAGCACCTGCGGCCAGGCGGCCGGGGGAGCGAAGGTAATGGCGGCCCTGGTAGAAGAGACGGCCAGGCGGGGTTTGCAGGTAGATATAAGCCAGACGAGCTGTATCGGCATGTGTTACGCCGAACCCATCGTAGAAGTAGTCTTGCCGGGGAAACCGCGCGTGTTTTACGGCGATGTAACCCCGGAGCGGGTCCCCGTCTTGATTGAAAAACATGTGGTGCAGGGGGAACCTGTCAGGGACTGGGCCCTGATCCAGGTGCCCGGTGAGGTAGCTCCCTATGAAGACATCCCGGTGATGGCGGCAAGCCCTTACTACGGCCGTCAGGTGCGGGTGGTGACTTCCCGCCTGGGTTTGACCGACCCGGAAAGCCTGGAAGAATATATTGCCACCGGCGGCTATGAGGCCCTGGAAAAGGTCTTGAGCCGGATGACCCCGGAACAGGTTATCGAGGAAATCAAGATTTCGGGTCTGCGCGGCCGGGGCGGAGCCGGTTTTCCTACGGGCTTGAAGTGGAGTTTTACCCGGCAGGCCCCGGGGGACAAAAAGTATGTGGTCTGCAATGCCGATGAGGGCGATCCCGGCGCCTTTATGGATCGCAGCGTCCTGGAAGGCGACCCATTTACCGTTATTGAGGGCATGACCATCGCCGCCTACGCCATAGGCGCCGATGAAGGCTATATTTACTGCCGTGCGGAGTACCCTTTAGCCATCAAACGTCTGAAAACGGCCATAACTGCAGCCGGAGAAAAGGGCTTGCTGGGCCGGGATATCCTGGGGACGGGCTTTAATTTTGACCTGCATATCAAGGCCGGCGCCGGCGCCTTTGTCTGCGGCGAGGAGACGGCTTTACTCGCTTCCATCGAGGGCAAGCGGGGCATGCCCCGGGTGCGGCCGCCCTTCCCGGCACAGCAGGGGTTATGGGGTAAGCCTACCAATATCAATAATGTCGAAACCTACGCCAACGTCCCCTTTATTATCAAGAACGGCGGCCAGTGGTTTGCCTCTATGGGCACGGAAAAGAGCAAGGGGACCAAGGTCTTCTGCCTGACGGGCAAGATCAAGAAGACCGGGCTCATCGAAGTGCCCATGGGTATAACCCTGCGGGAAATTATCTTTGATATCGCCGGCGGTATCCAGGATGATAAGCAGTTCAAGGCCGTCCAGATCGGTGGGCCGTCGGGCGGCTGCCTGCCGGAAGACAAGCTGGACCTGCCGGTGGATTACGAATCCCTCACTGCCGCGGGGGCCATCATGGGTTCCGGCGGCATGGTGGTCATGGATGAGAATACCTGCATGGTGGATGTGGCCCGCTTTTTCCTGAACTTTACCCAGGCGGAATCCTGCGGCAAGTGTACTCCCTGCCGCGAGGGCACCAAACGGATGCTGGAGATCCTCACCCGTATATGCGAGGGTGAGGGGAAGATGGAGGATCTGGATACCCTGGAAACGCTGGCGCGGGTAGTCAAGAACACGGCCCTCTGCGGCCTGGGGCAGACCTGTCCCAACCCCATCCTCTCCACCCTCCAGTACTTCCGCCACGAATATGAGGCCCACATCAAAGATAAGCGCTGCCCGGCCCACGTCTGCCAGGCCTTGCTGGTCTATACCATTGACGCCGACAAGTGTACCGGCTGCGGCGCCTGTGCCCGGGCCTGCCCGGCGGGGGCCATCAGCGGCGAGAAAAAACAGCCGCACCGCATTGATTCCGCCCTGTGCATCAAGTGCGGCAGTTGTATGGAGAAGTGCAAGTTCGGGGCGATATCCAGGTTGTAG
- a CDS encoding nucleotidyltransferase domain-containing protein: MNTKDLAIARKVKERLTGKIPLYEVRLFGSRARGQARPDSDLDLYLETGPLSREQKRLISDVAWEVGFENNVVIVPLAVNRNEVLNGPFSISSLYRSIKKEGIKV; this comes from the coding sequence GTGAACACTAAAGACCTGGCCATTGCCAGGAAGGTAAAAGAGCGTCTCACAGGGAAGATTCCTCTATACGAAGTACGTCTATTTGGCTCCCGGGCACGCGGGCAAGCTAGACCAGATTCCGATCTTGATCTTTACTTAGAAACAGGTCCTCTTTCACGTGAGCAAAAACGTTTAATCAGCGATGTAGCCTGGGAAGTTGGATTTGAAAACAATGTGGTTATCGTACCACTGGCAGTTAATCGTAATGAAGTACTAAACGGACCTTTTTCTATTTCGTCATTGTACCGTTCTATAAAAAAAGAAGGAATAAAAGTATGA
- a CDS encoding HEPN domain-containing protein: MSDELWRLWLKKAKSNLARAKLGRQTPDILYEDLCFDAQQAAEKALKGIMAFFKIEIPKTHSIGYLLKLIEEAGVGQVTESLKEAAILTDYAVTTRYPGDWEPIDEAEYKQAVSLAQEVYQWALSLTKQHEEK, translated from the coding sequence ATGAGCGATGAATTATGGCGGCTGTGGTTAAAAAAAGCAAAAAGCAATCTCGCCAGGGCAAAACTGGGCAGGCAAACACCTGATATTCTATACGAAGATCTTTGTTTTGACGCCCAGCAAGCAGCCGAGAAAGCTCTTAAAGGTATAATGGCCTTTTTTAAGATTGAGATCCCAAAAACACATTCTATTGGATACCTTTTAAAGTTAATTGAAGAAGCGGGGGTAGGGCAAGTTACTGAAAGCCTTAAGGAAGCTGCAATACTAACTGATTACGCTGTAACGACCCGTTACCCGGGAGACTGGGAACCAATAGATGAAGCAGAATACAAACAGGCAGTCTCTCTCGCCCAGGAAGTTTACCAATGGGCTTTATCCCTTACCAAACAGCATGAAGAAAAATAA
- a CDS encoding FAD-dependent oxidoreductase gives MVRTDIVVYGGGLAGCAAAWKAAATAPDRTVVLVVPYPEGEYGGLATVGGQNFWDVRYWLRDGRLAQGGSFAHWFKAVGPFYRTADLGARIAADLGRLPNLHTYWAMDITAVRKDRRGRLQALALRELQRDAAGTIVWGNRRRVLAASIFVDASEDGRLSRLSEAGVTVGREDWPVEFLAADLVSKEEARRLKSLRLQGGTAGAGGIAAGRPGPGDDGDILLPRQQAATLMFKVRGVQPGRYRDMTFRQERGAWGAYGGREVYINDPVVTAFNDKYGPLGFALKPLNAAQDGPGSPEWWVNALLIFNVDGRANARDRGHDPYPRDMAPGALDTDTAWHKAREILDNPDFLRALRRFEGFDKVELVRDGQGRPVTGGMLYLRETVHTVVDPREAGPGTENSNYALTAAATQGAGPGPAEGNDLGNYINRIGLGFYWQDINAYHFSDLKGSDGRYRWPVTPFLRPDYPRTTPGPGGWPQNPVYIPFNTLLSRSVPNLLIPGYAASISSLAWAELRVLPNSCVLGDAAGVAAAYAVTKGRDPGTFTDADVAAVREILVQRFGARVDK, from the coding sequence GTGGTCCGTACGGATATCGTCGTTTACGGCGGGGGCCTGGCCGGCTGCGCGGCGGCCTGGAAGGCAGCGGCAACGGCACCGGATAGAACGGTGGTCCTGGTGGTCCCCTACCCCGAGGGCGAATATGGCGGGCTGGCCACGGTGGGCGGCCAGAACTTCTGGGACGTGCGCTACTGGCTCCGGGATGGAAGGCTTGCGCAGGGGGGCTCTTTTGCCCACTGGTTTAAAGCGGTGGGACCATTTTACCGCACGGCAGATCTTGGGGCACGGATTGCTGCTGACCTGGGGAGACTGCCCAATCTTCATACTTACTGGGCCATGGATATTACTGCCGTCCGGAAGGACCGGCGCGGGCGGCTCCAGGCCCTGGCCCTGCGGGAGCTACAGAGGGATGCCGCCGGTACCATAGTTTGGGGTAACAGGCGCCGGGTACTGGCCGCGTCCATCTTTGTCGACGCCTCGGAAGATGGGCGGCTCAGCCGCTTGAGCGAGGCCGGCGTAACGGTGGGCCGGGAAGACTGGCCCGTTGAATTTTTGGCGGCGGACCTGGTTAGCAAGGAAGAGGCGCGGCGTCTGAAGAGCTTGCGGCTGCAAGGCGGTACTGCCGGCGCCGGAGGAATAGCGGCTGGCCGGCCGGGGCCCGGCGACGATGGGGATATCCTGCTGCCCCGCCAGCAGGCGGCTACCCTCATGTTCAAGGTGCGCGGGGTGCAGCCCGGCCGTTACCGGGATATGACTTTCCGCCAGGAGCGGGGTGCGTGGGGGGCCTATGGCGGCAGGGAAGTTTACATAAACGACCCGGTTGTTACCGCCTTTAACGACAAGTACGGGCCCCTGGGCTTTGCCTTAAAGCCACTTAATGCCGCCCAGGACGGCCCGGGAAGCCCGGAGTGGTGGGTCAATGCCCTCCTCATCTTTAATGTCGACGGCCGGGCGAATGCCCGCGACCGCGGGCATGACCCATACCCTCGCGATATGGCTCCGGGCGCTCTGGATACCGATACGGCCTGGCATAAGGCGCGGGAGATTTTGGATAACCCTGATTTTCTCCGGGCGCTGCGCCGTTTTGAGGGTTTTGATAAGGTGGAACTGGTACGCGATGGACAGGGCCGGCCGGTCACCGGGGGGATGCTATACTTACGGGAAACCGTGCATACGGTGGTCGACCCCCGGGAAGCGGGACCGGGGACGGAGAACAGCAACTACGCCCTAACCGCGGCGGCCACCCAGGGCGCCGGTCCAGGCCCGGCGGAAGGCAACGATCTTGGCAATTATATAAACCGCATTGGCCTGGGCTTCTACTGGCAGGATATCAATGCCTATCATTTCAGCGACCTTAAAGGCAGCGACGGTCGCTACCGCTGGCCGGTGACGCCTTTCTTGCGGCCTGATTATCCCCGGACCACGCCGGGACCGGGCGGGTGGCCGCAAAACCCGGTCTATATCCCCTTTAACACCCTCCTCAGCCGGTCGGTGCCCAATTTGCTCATCCCCGGCTACGCGGCCAGTATTTCCTCACTGGCCTGGGCCGAGCTACGGGTCCTGCCTAATAGTTGCGTCCTGGGGGATGCTGCCGGGGTGGCGGCGGCCTACGCCGTGACGAAAGGTCGCGATCCCGGTACCTTCACCGATGCCGACGTGGCGGCCGTCCGGGAGATACTGGTGCAGCGCTTCGGCGCCCGGGTGGATAAGTAA
- a CDS encoding DUF86 domain-containing protein has protein sequence MKMAQFRNIIVHDYARLDAEIIWGILKRDLGDLKHFMLTIKNYWVLANGATVAVIFFRFMFYVDSDRYGEPAGRLAPGGTCGPYGYRRLRRGPGRLRGGLEGSGNGTG, from the coding sequence ATGAAGATGGCCCAATTTCGTAACATTATTGTCCATGATTATGCTCGACTTGATGCTGAGATCATCTGGGGAATATTAAAACGTGATCTCGGCGATTTAAAGCATTTTATGTTAACCATAAAAAACTATTGGGTATTAGCTAATGGGGCAACGGTTGCTGTTATTTTTTTTCGCTTTATGTTTTATGTTGACTCTGACCGGTACGGGGAGCCGGCCGGAAGGCTGGCCCCTGGCGGCACCTGTGGTCCGTACGGATATCGTCGTTTACGGCGGGGGCCTGGCCGGCTGCGCGGCGGCCTGGAAGGCAGCGGCAACGGCACCGGATAG
- the nuoE gene encoding NADH-quinone oxidoreductase subunit NuoE, translating into MIDPGGNNDANIKAKALAEVLERYAGTKGALIPLLQEAQEIYGYLSREVMQEIARRLKIPFSQVYGVATFYTQFHLKPRGRNIIRVCQGTACHVRGGARLLEAISATLGIGKNETTPDGRFTLETVACLGSCGLAPVMMINEETYGRLAPEKIPTILEKY; encoded by the coding sequence TTGATAGATCCTGGTGGCAATAATGATGCGAACATTAAGGCAAAAGCCCTGGCGGAGGTCCTGGAACGCTATGCTGGAACTAAAGGCGCCCTGATCCCTCTCCTCCAGGAAGCCCAGGAGATTTACGGCTACCTGTCGCGAGAAGTGATGCAGGAAATTGCCAGGAGGCTGAAAATCCCTTTCAGCCAGGTTTACGGCGTGGCTACTTTTTATACCCAGTTTCACTTGAAACCCCGCGGCCGGAACATCATCCGCGTCTGCCAGGGTACGGCCTGCCACGTGCGGGGGGGTGCCCGGCTCCTGGAGGCTATTTCGGCGACCCTGGGTATAGGTAAAAATGAAACCACCCCCGATGGCCGCTTTACCCTGGAAACGGTGGCCTGCCTGGGTTCCTGCGGCCTGGCCCCGGTGATGATGATTAACGAAGAAACCTACGGGCGGCTGGCGCCTGAGAAGATCCCGACCATACTGGAAAAATACTAG
- a CDS encoding alpha-hydroxy-acid oxidizing protein, which yields MPVTLASIRERARVLLDGICHVCPVCDGRRCPTGVPGMGGIGTGASFRNNVTALAAWQVNMRVLHDRKDQNLGLRLFGQKLAFPILGAAVAGARVNFQGRIGEEELARAFVLGAAGAGSLSFTGDGPLPELMDAGLKAIRAAGGRGIPVIKPREDAEIVSLIRRAEDAGAVAIAIDVDAAGLVNMTRAGQLVEPKTVEQIAGIAAATSLPLILKGVMTVADAEAAVAGGAAAIVVSNHGGRALDHTPGTAAVLPQIAAAVGDKITVLADGGARSGVDVLKMLALGARAVLVGRPLAIAAIGGGAAGVRLQLETMADDLAVAMRLTACGDLGDIGPGILHPIRIS from the coding sequence ATGCCGGTAACCCTTGCGTCTATTCGCGAGCGGGCCAGGGTGCTCCTGGACGGCATCTGCCACGTTTGCCCGGTATGTGACGGGCGGCGCTGTCCTACCGGTGTACCGGGGATGGGGGGCATTGGCACCGGAGCGTCGTTCCGCAATAATGTAACGGCCCTGGCGGCCTGGCAGGTCAACATGCGCGTCCTCCACGACCGCAAAGACCAGAACCTGGGGTTAAGGCTTTTCGGCCAGAAGCTGGCCTTTCCCATCCTGGGGGCGGCTGTGGCCGGGGCCAGGGTCAATTTCCAGGGGCGTATCGGCGAGGAAGAACTGGCGCGGGCCTTTGTCCTGGGGGCGGCCGGGGCCGGCAGTCTCTCCTTCACCGGAGACGGTCCCCTGCCGGAACTTATGGACGCCGGGCTCAAAGCCATCAGGGCCGCAGGCGGGCGGGGCATCCCGGTCATCAAACCCCGGGAAGACGCAGAAATAGTGAGCCTCATTCGCCGGGCCGAGGATGCCGGCGCCGTGGCCATAGCTATTGATGTCGATGCTGCCGGGCTGGTGAATATGACCCGCGCCGGCCAGCTGGTGGAACCCAAGACGGTGGAGCAGATTGCCGGGATCGCGGCGGCGACCTCTCTTCCCCTAATTTTGAAGGGCGTTATGACGGTGGCCGACGCGGAGGCCGCCGTGGCCGGCGGGGCGGCGGCCATTGTGGTTTCCAATCATGGCGGCCGCGCCCTGGACCACACGCCGGGGACGGCGGCGGTGCTGCCGCAGATCGCGGCGGCGGTGGGAGATAAAATAACGGTCCTGGCCGACGGCGGCGCGCGCTCGGGGGTGGATGTTCTGAAAATGCTGGCCCTGGGCGCCCGGGCGGTCCTGGTGGGCCGTCCCCTGGCCATTGCCGCCATCGGCGGCGGTGCCGCCGGTGTGCGGCTACAGCTGGAAACTATGGCCGACGACCTGGCCGTTGCCATGCGCCTTACTGCTTGCGGCGATTTAGGGGATATAGGACCGGGGATATTGCACCCCATCCGAATTTCTTGA
- a CDS encoding ATP-binding protein → MFAPNTFQQIYRQNRDLLIYQDLTGDPVIAAFLEVCRLLGEGEEKDREGAGRAGAGDGTRASASNGTGKQAPGEELAAACRRFFRLLAGYTELYQRPFTGDPWENYLLDRIIEAENTFTLKAGQQGWNDMGAALKDAVRQDLRSLQALAGLGPAAYKAALALMGSPPVATANNPAGAPLPACVPNPNAGGHALAEDFTPGRAPIPDWTQLQPLNPDQPLQPPEAARREIKEKLLATGDWGRDGIKLLADYYHTWGTGIFGAYWAFRWERGPAGGRLICIDRPDPITMADLVGYEAERREVVHNTEKFLRGLPAVNILLYGARGTGKSSTVKALLHAYGSRGLRLIELPKKYLGDYQEILKILATRPQKFIIFIDDLSFEEDEVEYKELKGLLEGSLQVRPANVLVYATSNRRHLVKEFFADRAPNAGGEVRLQDTVQEKLSLAERFGLTVIFPSPDQEQYLAIVGELARKAGLQIAPAELRRRALQWALYQNGTSGRTARQFVDYLRGELE, encoded by the coding sequence ATGTTTGCTCCCAATACCTTTCAGCAAATCTACCGCCAGAACAGGGACCTGCTTATCTACCAGGATCTCACCGGCGATCCTGTTATCGCTGCTTTCCTTGAAGTCTGCCGCTTGCTGGGCGAAGGGGAGGAAAAGGACCGGGAAGGGGCCGGCAGGGCAGGCGCCGGCGACGGGACAAGGGCAAGCGCCAGTAACGGCACAGGCAAACAGGCGCCCGGCGAGGAGCTGGCCGCCGCCTGCCGCCGCTTTTTTCGCCTGCTGGCGGGTTACACCGAGCTCTATCAGCGACCCTTTACCGGCGACCCCTGGGAGAACTACCTCCTCGACCGCATCATTGAAGCGGAAAATACTTTTACCCTCAAGGCCGGGCAGCAGGGGTGGAATGATATGGGCGCCGCCCTTAAAGACGCCGTCCGGCAGGACCTGCGTTCCCTCCAGGCCCTGGCCGGCCTGGGCCCCGCCGCCTACAAAGCCGCTCTGGCCCTGATGGGCTCCCCGCCCGTTGCCACCGCAAACAACCCGGCCGGCGCCCCCCTGCCGGCCTGTGTCCCGAATCCCAACGCGGGCGGACATGCACTAGCCGAAGATTTTACCCCCGGCCGGGCACCCATCCCCGACTGGACGCAGCTTCAACCTCTCAACCCGGACCAACCCCTCCAGCCACCAGAGGCGGCCCGCCGGGAGATCAAAGAAAAACTCCTGGCTACCGGTGACTGGGGCCGGGACGGTATCAAGCTCCTGGCCGACTACTACCACACCTGGGGTACGGGCATCTTCGGTGCCTATTGGGCCTTCCGCTGGGAACGCGGCCCGGCGGGCGGCAGGCTCATATGTATCGACCGCCCCGACCCCATTACCATGGCCGACCTGGTAGGGTATGAAGCCGAACGCCGGGAGGTCGTTCACAATACCGAGAAGTTCCTGCGCGGCCTGCCGGCCGTCAACATCCTCCTCTACGGCGCCCGGGGTACCGGCAAGTCGTCAACGGTCAAGGCCCTCCTGCACGCCTACGGTTCCCGGGGCCTGCGGCTTATAGAGTTACCCAAGAAGTACCTGGGCGACTACCAGGAGATACTAAAAATCCTCGCCACCCGGCCGCAGAAGTTTATCATCTTCATCGACGACCTTTCCTTTGAAGAGGACGAGGTGGAATATAAAGAGCTTAAAGGTCTTTTGGAAGGGAGCCTGCAGGTACGGCCGGCCAACGTCCTGGTTTACGCTACCTCCAATCGCCGCCACCTGGTGAAGGAATTCTTCGCCGACCGCGCGCCGAATGCTGGCGGCGAGGTGCGTCTGCAGGACACCGTCCAGGAGAAGCTCTCCCTGGCGGAGCGCTTCGGCCTTACCGTCATTTTCCCCAGCCCGGACCAGGAGCAGTACCTGGCCATTGTAGGCGAGCTGGCCCGCAAAGCCGGCCTGCAAATAGCACCTGCCGAGCTGCGCCGCCGCGCCCTGCAGTGGGCCCTCTACCAGAACGGCACATCCGGCCGCACCGCCCGGCAGTTCGTCGATTACCTCCGGGGAGAGCTGGAATAA
- a CDS encoding S41 family peptidase, whose translation MMPKVRRWVFFLVTFFALFLGDLAVARAAAPGWSLLDEVRSLTEKNYAGPLNRAALEAGAVQGLVESLGDPYSEYIAPEDLPSFASSLNDEYTGVGVVFQEIEGQVVISNIIPGSPAARLGVAPGSVLMAVDGRPVKGLPLEEIGRLLSGKPGTYVDLTVTLPGGGSRRSYYLRREVIRPPVVSSRLLAGPVGYLYLRSFPYWAPAEVETALAELEARGARGIILDLRGNPGGYLDAALEIASLFLLPDKPVVQVVGRDKKVTVLRSRGPGQDLPLVVLVDRGTASAAELLAGALQGNRAAILIGTRTYGKGALQTIFPLSNGGALKLTTAYYRTPAGQAIDGVGLIPDIEVTEGRKQLDRALKVLRAQIAPPLVVGNLACR comes from the coding sequence ATGATGCCGAAAGTGCGGCGGTGGGTTTTCTTTCTGGTGACGTTTTTTGCCCTTTTCTTGGGGGATTTGGCTGTAGCCCGGGCTGCAGCGCCGGGATGGTCCCTCCTGGACGAGGTGCGTTCTCTCACGGAAAAAAATTATGCCGGTCCTTTAAACCGGGCAGCCCTGGAAGCAGGGGCCGTCCAGGGCCTGGTGGAGTCCCTGGGCGACCCTTACAGTGAATACATAGCCCCGGAAGATTTACCGTCTTTTGCTTCCTCGCTAAATGATGAATATACGGGTGTAGGGGTTGTTTTCCAGGAAATTGAGGGACAGGTGGTGATCAGTAATATTATCCCCGGCTCGCCGGCCGCCCGGTTGGGGGTCGCGCCCGGCTCGGTGCTGATGGCCGTGGACGGCCGGCCGGTCAAGGGCTTGCCCCTGGAGGAGATAGGCCGGCTGTTGAGCGGTAAGCCGGGAACCTATGTGGACCTGACTGTTACCCTGCCCGGCGGTGGCAGTCGCCGGAGCTATTACCTGCGCCGGGAGGTAATCCGGCCACCGGTGGTCAGCAGCCGCCTGCTCGCCGGGCCGGTAGGCTACCTTTACCTGCGCTCCTTCCCCTACTGGGCGCCTGCGGAGGTGGAAACGGCGCTGGCGGAGCTGGAAGCCCGGGGTGCCCGGGGAATTATCCTGGATCTCCGGGGCAACCCCGGCGGCTACCTGGACGCTGCCCTGGAGATTGCTTCTCTGTTTTTGCTCCCGGATAAACCTGTGGTACAGGTGGTGGGCCGGGATAAAAAAGTTACCGTCCTCCGTTCCCGGGGACCGGGACAGGACCTGCCCCTGGTGGTCCTTGTGGACCGGGGCACGGCCAGCGCGGCGGAGCTCCTGGCCGGGGCCCTGCAGGGCAATCGCGCCGCCATCCTCATCGGCACCCGGACCTACGGCAAAGGGGCGCTGCAGACTATCTTTCCTTTGAGCAACGGCGGCGCTTTAAAATTAACTACGGCATATTATCGTACTCCTGCCGGTCAAGCTATTGACGGGGTAGGGCTAATACCTGATATTGAAGTGACGGAGGGACGGAAGCAATTGGACCGCGCCCTGAAGGTCCTGCGGGCGCAAATTGCCCCACCCCTGGTGGTGGGCAACCTGGCCTGCCGGTAA
- a CDS encoding toxin-antitoxin system TumE family protein, whose protein sequence is MLNVLKAFQSINKTYVVELFERETNRKRLKATITFIDGSRLFIKDYNFGSERKYSYHWADRYGELIIRWDNAPHWRQITTFPHHKHIGSSERVEPSLEIDLSAVLLFIKSQISD, encoded by the coding sequence ATGCTTAATGTCCTTAAAGCCTTCCAGAGTATTAATAAGACTTATGTCGTTGAACTTTTTGAACGGGAAACCAATCGTAAGCGTTTAAAAGCAACCATTACTTTTATCGATGGTAGCAGGCTTTTCATAAAAGATTATAATTTTGGCTCTGAACGGAAGTATTCGTATCACTGGGCAGATAGATATGGAGAACTTATTATTCGCTGGGACAATGCTCCTCACTGGCGCCAGATTACCACCTTTCCTCATCATAAGCATATAGGTTCATCAGAAAGGGTAGAACCATCATTAGAGATAGATCTCAGCGCGGTATTGCTGTTCATTAAGAGCCAAATAAGTGATTAG
- a CDS encoding type II toxin-antitoxin system VapC family toxin, with translation MKKYVFDSYAVLAYLQNEPGADQVEAIIEEAQNEAAQILMSAVNLGEVAYIIERAAGTKKLNEAMALLETLPIEIVNVNKEFALKAAKYKAKNPIAYADCFTLALGVQTGSQIVTGDPEFHKVTGEAGIMWLPEKIKAK, from the coding sequence ATGAAGAAGTACGTTTTTGACAGTTACGCCGTCCTGGCATATTTACAAAACGAGCCGGGAGCCGATCAAGTAGAAGCTATAATCGAAGAAGCCCAAAACGAGGCGGCGCAAATTTTGATGAGTGCCGTTAATCTTGGCGAAGTTGCTTATATTATCGAAAGAGCAGCAGGCACAAAAAAGCTAAATGAAGCCATGGCTCTTTTGGAAACGTTGCCGATAGAAATTGTTAACGTAAATAAAGAATTTGCACTAAAAGCCGCTAAATATAAAGCTAAAAACCCAATCGCCTATGCCGATTGTTTTACCCTGGCCCTCGGAGTACAAACCGGAAGTCAAATAGTAACCGGCGACCCGGAGTTTCATAAAGTCACCGGTGAGGCCGGCATCATGTGGTTGCCTGAAAAAATCAAGGCAAAGTAA
- a CDS encoding nucleotidyltransferase family protein, with the protein MTQESARLKRLLDMKRQEELDKRRALAWQKAREVASFLRDTYGAQEVILYGSLARGDFRQGSDIDLYIKGFTGSYWQMLARAGRLAAPFEVSIVCAEDALPSLQEEVAREGVEI; encoded by the coding sequence ATGACACAAGAATCTGCCCGGTTAAAGCGGCTTCTTGACATGAAACGCCAGGAAGAGTTAGATAAGCGCCGCGCTCTGGCCTGGCAGAAGGCCCGGGAGGTGGCCTCCTTTTTGCGGGATACTTACGGCGCGCAGGAGGTTATCCTCTATGGCTCCCTGGCGCGGGGCGATTTCCGGCAAGGGTCCGATATTGATCTTTATATCAAGGGCTTTACAGGCTCTTACTGGCAGATGCTGGCCCGGGCCGGCCGCCTGGCAGCGCCCTTTGAGGTCAGTATCGTATGCGCCGAAGACGCCCTCCCATCTTTACAGGAAGAAGTCGCCCGGGAAGGGGTGGAAATTTGA
- a CDS encoding nucleotidyltransferase domain-containing protein, which translates to MEEVLKDVVDRIVKTVNPDKIILFGSRSKGKAGFNSDYDLLVLKSGINNRRALAQQLYKNLVDVPAAVDILVDTPEKIERYQTSQGLVYAEAAKGLVVYER; encoded by the coding sequence TTGGAAGAAGTTCTTAAGGACGTAGTAGACAGAATAGTGAAGACCGTAAATCCCGACAAAATAATCCTTTTTGGGTCCAGAAGTAAAGGGAAAGCAGGATTTAATAGTGATTATGATCTCCTGGTGCTGAAGAGCGGAATAAATAATCGCCGCGCTTTGGCTCAACAGCTTTATAAAAACCTGGTCGATGTTCCTGCGGCTGTAGATATACTTGTAGATACTCCGGAAAAAATAGAAAGGTACCAGACTTCACAGGGGTTGGTTTATGCTGAGGCTGCCAAAGGGTTGGTAGTTTATGAGCGATGA